From Pseudomonadota bacterium, the proteins below share one genomic window:
- the cyoE gene encoding heme o synthase, with protein sequence MTAATSTAAPRPSVAARYYELTKPGVVALIVFTAVVGMLLASPGWIELPLLLSATLGIGLSSASAAAINHLLDRRIDQQMDRTRNRPLARGDLGTGQVLTFALILGVVGLGLLVWQVNVLTAVLTAISLIGYAVIYTVYLKRATPQNIVIGGAAGAAPPLLGWVAVTGQLDPPAFILFLIIFVWTPPHFWALAIFRRSDYAAVGMPMLPVTHGVPYTRWQILFYTVLLVLVTLLPYLIGMSGLFYLGGALVLGVGFLYYALRLMVDEAPGLPMRMFGYSIWYLMALFAFLLIDHYLPDSTPLLSGPML encoded by the coding sequence GCGCCCTTCGGTTGCGGCTCGTTACTACGAGCTCACCAAACCGGGCGTGGTGGCCCTGATTGTCTTTACCGCGGTGGTGGGCATGCTGCTGGCGAGTCCCGGCTGGATCGAACTGCCGCTCCTGCTCAGCGCGACCCTCGGCATAGGACTCAGCTCTGCCTCAGCCGCCGCCATCAACCACCTGCTCGACCGCCGGATCGACCAGCAGATGGACCGGACGCGCAATCGGCCGCTGGCGCGCGGCGACCTGGGTACCGGCCAGGTCCTGACGTTCGCGCTCATCCTGGGTGTGGTCGGCCTCGGGTTGTTGGTTTGGCAGGTCAATGTGCTCACAGCGGTTCTGACCGCCATCAGCCTGATCGGCTACGCGGTGATTTATACGGTTTATCTGAAGCGCGCAACACCGCAGAACATCGTGATCGGCGGCGCCGCGGGCGCCGCGCCGCCGCTGCTTGGCTGGGTGGCCGTGACCGGTCAGCTGGATCCACCGGCGTTTATTCTATTCCTGATTATTTTTGTCTGGACGCCGCCCCATTTCTGGGCGTTGGCGATCTTCCGGCGCAGCGACTACGCGGCGGTGGGTATGCCGATGCTGCCGGTGACCCACGGCGTGCCGTACACCCGTTGGCAGATCCTGTTTTACACCGTGCTGCTGGTGCTGGTCACCCTGCTGCCTTATCTGATCGGTATGAGCGGCCTGTTCTACCTTGGCGGGGCGCTGGTGTTAGGTGTCGGCTTTCTATACTATGCGCTGCGCCTGATGGTGGACGAAGCGCCGGGCCTGCCGATGCGCATGTTCGGCTATTCGATCTGGTATCTCATGGCGCTGTTTGCCTTTTTGCTGATTGACCACTATCTGCCCGACAGCACGCCGCTGCTGAGCGGGCCGATGCTCTGA
- the argS gene encoding arginine--tRNA ligase, with amino-acid sequence MKDHLQELINQALLDMCREGSLPREERPEVLVERCRSIEHGDFTSNVAMVLAKAAKRNPREIAQEIIQRLLPSKHVEKVETAGPGFINFRLTDASLQSVINQVLAQEASFGVCRDGHGEKVNVEYVSANPTGPLHVGHGRGAAFGASLANLLEAAGFDVHREYYVNDAGRQMDILATSVWLRYLELGGKRINFPSNAYQGEYIYDIARDVRQAHGDDLRDIEPNVFDNLPPDGDSQSDDPSQKDLRERHIDALILLTKEVLGDDRYQICFEAALRSIVGDIREDLKDFNVEYDVWFSERELAASGSTERALERLREAGHLYEKDGAQWFEASKFGDEKDRVVVRDDGRTTYFASDIAYFLNKRERGFQHAIYVFGADHHGYVARLRAAAQGLGEDPDVLEIPLVQFAHLFRDGEKLQMSTRSGKFVPLRQLREEVGTDAARFFYVLRSHEQHLDFDLELAKKQSKDNPVYYVQYAHARIMRVFERLEEQGEAYNQAIGQAAHDRLTAPHEIAVMRELAQYPEAVSLAARNRAPHVMAHYLRGLAQVFHSYYDADPELKLRVLVDDEDLRNARLNLSMAVRQVLVNGLALLGVSAPDKM; translated from the coding sequence GTGAAAGACCATCTGCAGGAACTGATCAACCAGGCGCTGCTCGACATGTGCCGCGAGGGAAGCCTGCCGAGAGAGGAGAGGCCTGAGGTTCTGGTCGAGCGCTGCCGCTCCATCGAACACGGCGATTTCACCTCCAACGTGGCCATGGTGCTGGCTAAAGCGGCGAAACGAAACCCCAGGGAAATCGCCCAAGAAATCATTCAGCGCCTTCTTCCCTCCAAGCACGTGGAAAAGGTCGAGACCGCCGGTCCGGGCTTCATTAATTTTCGCCTGACCGACGCCTCGCTGCAGTCGGTCATCAACCAGGTGCTGGCACAGGAGGCGTCGTTCGGCGTCTGTCGCGACGGCCACGGTGAAAAGGTCAACGTCGAGTACGTGTCCGCCAACCCCACCGGCCCGCTCCACGTGGGTCACGGCCGGGGCGCCGCCTTTGGCGCGTCGCTGGCCAATCTGCTGGAAGCGGCAGGTTTTGACGTTCATCGCGAATACTATGTCAACGACGCTGGCCGCCAGATGGACATCCTGGCCACCAGCGTTTGGCTGCGCTACCTGGAACTCGGCGGCAAACGGATCAACTTTCCGAGTAACGCCTACCAGGGTGAATACATCTACGACATCGCTCGCGACGTCCGACAGGCGCACGGAGACGATCTGCGCGATATCGAACCAAACGTGTTCGACAATCTCCCGCCCGACGGCGACAGTCAATCCGACGATCCGTCGCAGAAAGATCTGCGCGAACGTCACATCGACGCGCTCATCCTGCTGACCAAAGAAGTCCTGGGTGACGACCGCTATCAAATCTGTTTCGAGGCGGCACTGCGGTCGATTGTCGGCGATATCCGTGAGGATCTGAAAGACTTCAACGTCGAGTATGACGTGTGGTTTTCCGAGCGCGAGCTCGCGGCCAGCGGCTCAACCGAGCGTGCGCTTGAGCGCTTGCGTGAAGCAGGCCACCTTTACGAAAAAGACGGCGCGCAGTGGTTTGAGGCCAGCAAGTTTGGTGACGAGAAAGATCGCGTGGTGGTGCGTGACGACGGACGGACCACCTATTTTGCGTCCGATATTGCGTACTTTCTCAACAAGCGTGAACGAGGATTTCAGCACGCAATCTACGTTTTTGGCGCTGACCATCACGGCTATGTGGCGAGGCTTCGGGCTGCGGCGCAGGGGCTGGGAGAAGACCCGGACGTACTGGAGATTCCCTTGGTGCAGTTTGCCCATCTGTTCCGGGATGGCGAGAAGCTCCAGATGTCGACCCGGTCCGGCAAATTTGTGCCGCTGCGCCAGCTCCGAGAGGAGGTCGGCACCGACGCCGCGCGGTTCTTTTACGTGCTCCGATCCCACGAGCAGCACCTGGACTTCGACCTCGAGCTCGCCAAAAAGCAGTCCAAAGACAACCCGGTGTACTACGTGCAATATGCGCATGCGAGAATCATGCGGGTCTTCGAACGCCTCGAAGAACAGGGTGAGGCCTACAACCAGGCAATCGGGCAGGCTGCCCACGATCGGCTCACTGCGCCCCACGAAATCGCCGTGATGCGAGAGCTGGCCCAGTATCCCGAAGCCGTCTCGCTGGCTGCCCGCAATCGGGCGCCTCACGTCATGGCCCACTACCTTCGCGGCCTGGCCCAGGTCTTTCATTCCTACTATGACGCTGATCCGGAGCTGAAGCTGCGGGTGCTGGTCGACGATGAGGATCTGCGTAACGCTCGGCTCAATCTTTCGATGGCGGTGCGGCAGGTGCTGGTCAACGGACTGGCGTTGCTGGGCGTATCGGCGCCGGACAAGATGTAG
- a CDS encoding SPOR domain-containing protein has protein sequence MPGWVWLLLGVAMGICLSVFLVMAGFLRQPRADLPRPNPTAREPAAVAAEEVAPKDEFDFFTVLPEMEVVIPEAEIEQRVNEREELAASRGPYLLQVASLRRADDAERMKAELAFLGLVADVVEVKINDVRWHRVRIGPMTSLREIDGVKRQLQSAGYSVLVLSETQ, from the coding sequence GTGCCCGGCTGGGTCTGGCTGCTGCTCGGCGTGGCCATGGGCATCTGCCTGAGCGTGTTTCTTGTGATGGCAGGCTTTCTGCGCCAGCCTCGCGCTGACCTGCCACGCCCTAACCCGACCGCCCGGGAGCCCGCGGCGGTTGCGGCCGAAGAGGTGGCTCCGAAAGACGAGTTTGACTTTTTTACGGTCTTGCCGGAAATGGAAGTGGTCATTCCGGAAGCCGAAATCGAACAGCGGGTCAACGAGCGAGAGGAGCTCGCGGCAAGCCGCGGCCCCTATCTCCTGCAGGTCGCGTCATTGCGCCGCGCTGACGACGCCGAGCGGATGAAGGCTGAACTGGCGTTTCTAGGGCTGGTGGCCGACGTTGTTGAGGTCAAGATCAACGACGTGCGCTGGCACCGTGTGCGGATCGGTCCGATGACGAGCCTGCGAGAGATCGACGGCGTCAAGCGCCAGCTGCAGAGCGCTGGCTACTCGGTGCTGGTGTTGTCAGAAACCCAGTAG
- a CDS encoding PQQ-dependent sugar dehydrogenase — translation MKAAFSIVALLGSLGSAIAGDNQTFVPELVLVEVADGLSSPIAARHAGDGSGRLFIVERAGRIRILDADGTLLATPFLDFSNDGLTQVTGEGGLLGIDFHPDYENNGLFFLNYTTPGVGATQIARYSVSAGDPNVADPNSGTVILSIPQDFSNHNGGDIHFGPDGFLYIGMGDGGSGNDPNDRAQDPQSLLGKMLRIDVDNTGVSGANACGDDSGGPTLYAIPPNNPFVGDDGICDETWALGLRNPFRFSFDRNTGDMFIGDVGQNAFEEVSFQPAASTGGENYGWDCLEGFQEVGPSAAVCEDTPPAVTDPILVYAHTSSPADSITGGYRYRGPVGDSRGIYYFGDIRRQELYAGTESGGAWTFSAFPQPFRTSDGSQISQIPVVAFGEDEAGHVYVIDFGGTIYSIGSPDILFSSGLEN, via the coding sequence ATGAAAGCTGCATTTTCCATCGTTGCGCTACTGGGGTCTCTTGGCTCCGCTATCGCCGGCGACAATCAGACGTTTGTTCCCGAACTGGTCCTGGTTGAGGTCGCAGACGGCTTGAGCTCGCCGATTGCAGCGCGCCACGCGGGGGACGGCAGCGGCCGGCTGTTTATCGTTGAACGTGCTGGGCGCATAAGGATCCTCGACGCTGACGGGACGCTGCTTGCCACCCCGTTTCTCGATTTCAGCAACGATGGTCTGACGCAGGTGACCGGTGAAGGGGGGCTGCTCGGCATCGATTTTCACCCGGACTATGAAAACAACGGCCTGTTTTTCCTGAACTACACCACACCCGGCGTTGGCGCTACCCAGATTGCTCGCTACTCGGTCAGCGCGGGCGACCCCAACGTTGCTGACCCGAACAGCGGCACGGTGATTCTCAGCATTCCGCAGGACTTTAGTAACCATAACGGCGGCGACATTCACTTTGGTCCGGATGGGTTTCTCTATATCGGCATGGGAGACGGCGGCAGCGGCAATGACCCCAATGACCGCGCGCAGGACCCGCAGTCGCTGCTCGGAAAAATGCTGCGAATCGACGTTGACAACACGGGCGTCAGCGGCGCCAACGCGTGCGGGGACGATAGCGGCGGCCCGACGCTCTACGCCATCCCACCCAACAACCCGTTTGTCGGGGACGACGGCATTTGTGACGAAACCTGGGCCCTGGGGCTTAGAAATCCGTTTCGCTTTAGCTTTGACCGGAATACCGGCGACATGTTTATCGGGGATGTCGGGCAAAACGCTTTTGAGGAGGTTTCGTTCCAGCCCGCCGCGTCGACCGGTGGCGAGAACTATGGCTGGGACTGCCTGGAGGGCTTCCAAGAGGTGGGGCCTTCAGCGGCAGTGTGCGAAGACACCCCGCCGGCGGTCACGGACCCGATCTTGGTTTATGCCCATACCAGCAGTCCGGCCGACTCGATCACCGGCGGCTATCGCTATCGAGGACCCGTGGGCGACAGCCGGGGCATCTACTACTTCGGTGACATTCGGCGCCAGGAGCTTTACGCCGGCACCGAAAGCGGGGGCGCGTGGACGTTTTCTGCCTTTCCCCAACCTTTCCGCACGAGCGACGGCAGCCAGATCAGCCAGATTCCGGTGGTGGCTTTCGGCGAGGACGAAGCGGGCCACGTTTACGTGATCGACTTTGGTGGAACGATCTACAGCATCGGCAGCCCGGACATCCTGTTTTCTTCAGGCCTTGAGAACTGA